The DNA window GAATTTTGTAAAACTATAACACAGTCCAAATGCACTCTACTTGTGATCAAATCCCAGGTTCAAACGGCTGTAGCCCACGTTTACCCAAACCAAGACCAAACCAAACCAAAGCACACCCAAACCTTACCTTACCTGCCTTCTCGGACTTCTCCACACCCCACGTGGATACacagaagagagaagagatAGACAGGGCATCTCAAAGACGTGGGTgcagagagagagagagtatgttcttcaaaggaaACGATTATGTCACCACTTCGGAAAAACttcgaaaaaaagaaaacaaaaaaaaatgattATGTCACCGTTTCCTGTTTCCCAAAACGGCAaagttttctcttttctttttcgaaGTTTTTTTTACCTGATTTACACAGTTTATTTCTGTGTCACGTGAAAACTGCTTAATTCACGTGACTTACTGTGTATGTCACGTGCCCGTCAAATTTGCCGTATTCTGACACCCCACAAGATGCCCTATGAAGGAGAAaagtgtgtgtgtgacCTCAGTGCATAATATTTCTTGATGTTGGGTGAATTAATCGCATTCGATGGATATGCTTCCAGGTTATATGTGCCCTTGCGGGTGTTGAGTTGCAACAACTTCTGTAGCTGATTAGCTAACTGGTATTCTGTGGTGGTTAGATTGACTCTCATTCCCCCCTCTTTCAATTTACATTCTATATAACCCATCTGTTTCAACGGCTgagtatttttttggagacACTTTTAGGTCAAGATCAGAGTTACTAGGagctgtgtgtgtgttgcACAGAATGGTCATGGTGAGCTCCGGAGATGTTTCTGAGGATAGTGCCGGGATAGGCAGGAAACGATTTGGTGTAGATGAAGTTGAATCTGTGGATGATTTGAGTGTACCTTCGCGGAAGAGACAAGCATTGTCGGTGTTAGATGATACTAACAAAAGCACAGTGCCGGGGACAGTATCACCACCGGCTTTTAATTTCAACAGGTTTTGTTATCGCCACGATCCAGATATTCAGCATTCTCTCACGCACACTTCGTGTTACAAGCAGGACTTGAAGAGagtgaagaagatcaacgaTAGGATATCGAAGTTGCCCATCCAGGAGCAAAGTGAAATTCATCACATCATATCGAAATTCAATAACTCCAATGACAGATTGCGAACATTGATCCTTGATGGACTGCTCAACTCATGTTGCTTCCCACAACTGTCCTACGTGTCCTCCGAATTGAAGGACATGATCAAGATAGATTTTATTAGCATACTGCCGCAAGAGTTGTCACTCAAGATATTGAGCTATTTGGATTGTCAGTCACTGTGCCAGGCGACGAAAGTGTGTAGGAGGTGGAAAGTGTTGGCCGATGACGATAGGGTATGGTACCACATGTGCCAACAGCATATAGATAGGAAATGTCCCAACTGCGGTTGGGGGTTGCCCCTCTTGCACATGAAGAATAGAGCGAAAGCGATAAAGGGgaaacaacagaaacaagtAGAGGAGGACTCGCAGGAGGCGGAGAAACAGATGAACCCATGGAAGATAATATATCGGGACAGATTTAAAGTGGAACTGAATTGGAGGAAGGGGAAATGCATGGTTAAGGAGTTCAAGGGGCACATGGACGGTATACTGTCCATGAAATTCAATTTTAGGTTCTTGTTCACTGGCTCATACGACGGCACGGTCGCAATATGGGATTTGTTTACTGGGAAATTAATCAGAAGACTGAATGGACACCAAGACGGTGTCAAAACTTTATTCTTTGATGGACAGAAACTGATTACTGGGTCACTAGATAAAACGATCCGAGTGTGGAATTATATGACAGGCGAGTGCATCTCAACCTACAGGGGACATACGAACTCGGTAATGTCTGTCGAttctttcaagaaaattatAGTGTCCGGAAGCGCGGACAAAACTGTCAAAGTATGGCACGTCGagtcaagaacttgttACACGTTGAGGGGTCATAGTGAGTGGGTGAATTGCGTTAAACTGCATCCGAAATCCTTCTGCTGCTTTAGTTGTAGCGACGACACGACAATACGAATGTGGGATATCAGGACAAACACTTGCCTGAAAGTGTTCACAGGTCACGTCGGACAAGTTCAAAAAGTGATTCCCTTGACGATCTTGGATATCGAGAATCTTGTCATGGACAGCAACTCAGCTGATGACGAAACGGTCACCGGCGTTGATGAGTCCGTGAATGAGGAGACACCGCCACTGGTGGTAGGCAGCCAACTGGACGGCACGATACCGTATCCGACACATTTGTTATCCTGTTCCTTGGATAACACGATCAAACTGTGGGAGGTGAAAAGCGGCAAGTGTATTCGTACTCAGTTTGGCCACGTAGAAGGTGTCTGGGACATCGCAGCGGATAATTTCCGTATCGTGTCAGGCTCGCATGACGGGAGTATCAAGATATGGGACCTCCAAAGTGGGAGATGCATGCACACATTCCATGGCAAGAATCTACAAAAGGAGGGGATGGTAGCGTCCAGCAGTGGAGACGTGGGCGGTGAGAACcccacaaccacaacgGCAGAGGGTACCACTCCAGCATCTCCTGCCACAGCCGCACAGACGACGACAACCACCAATGGTACGAGCAATACGGCCGCTGCCAAGATATCCCCCATTGCCTGCGTCGACATTGGTGATTCTGAATTTTTCAGTGGTGACGAGCTAGGGTACGTCAAGATGTACAAGTTTGACTACGATGATAACCCGCAGCTCGGTTAACTCCTTTCACGAATGAAACTAAAACTAGGTACGACGCATTAAGTAGGAAAACATACATTCAAGCTACATCACTACATTAcatctttttctctttctctctcgGAGAGTGTGTAGGACGTGGCGCTAGTGTCCCCCCATAAAGCCTCTATCCCCCGGGGGGGGTCTATGAGCGTAACACCCGCACCCCCTTCGACCTCAACCGTTTCAACAGTACCGACTCCCGCCCGGGCCAATCTTGCTGCCACGCACTAAAGAGGTGGACTTATTGCACCTTAGAGAGGGCCGCGGACATTCCTCTGAAACTCCGCACTTCCACCCCCCCTCTCCCTAGACCTGGTGGCCCTGATTGTGAACATCGGGCGACCCGAAAAGGACAGTGAAAGGCTTGCACAAAGGGCAACTCAGCTTGTCCCGGAGGAGGTGCGTGCGGTCGTGACCGTTTTGGAAACGATCTTTCTGCATTCAGACACGCGCTCGTTTACATGAGACAAGTATAGGCAAGGAGCACGAACGAACATCTCCGCCCAGCGAATCTTCAACCcagcgaagaagaagaagatgggGCAGTGGCGGGTCGTGTATTACATCCTCAGATCTTAGACTAGCTAGATTGCGCAAGAAGTTCTCTATGGTGTGGAGGTGACACTCTTCGCATGCCTGTGACAGAGAAACACGCACACAGCGAGTTCCGCGGTCTCGAGGCACTTcagaggaaaaagaaatggagAAAACGAAGAGCAGCAGAGAGATAATAACTCCCCCCATCACATCCCCTTCTTTACTTGCGATTATATATGTAGGCTCTTTTGCTCGATCAACCATTTACGACAGTTTTTTACTCCTCTCAGAGAATTGATATCTACAGGGTTCCCCGGTATAGTGTCTGTTACcttgaatatatatatcttttATCTGCTGCATCCTCTATCTGCTGTATCTCTGTTGTATATCAGAAAAGAATAATATTAAAAATCAAACTCCAGGGGGTTAGAACTAGATTGCATAAGTAGGTGATCGTATCATATTTCCATACGTCCGTGAGACAGCGACATTGTAAGGTGAAGAGTGATACACCCCCCTAACTGTAAACATAAACGATACATTATCCTCGCACATATCCCCCCGTTGCATTGTGAATTTTACAACACATGTACATAAACACggcaaagaggaacaacagTACGACACAGAACAGTCCCAATTTGCGTCTGGACTCTTCGAGAAGTACTTATACACCGAATCTGTCCGTGTCAGTGCCAGGAGTAGGCAACacaagaaagaagaagagcgaTGTTGGCAGCACGTTCCAAGGGAAGGAGCAACAGAAATTGAGGGGGTCCGTACCACAGAACAAGACCAATGCACGTAAGTCGGTGCTGGGGACCCCCGAGGTGGCGGTGGCTCCTACGCGGATATTCCCAGATGCGGATGGCACCTCTTATTTCACCCCGAAACCGATGAGCAATGCTATTGGACAGAGTCCCGTTACATCCCCGAAACGGACCAGTAAACCGAAGCAACCCGCTGCTGTGAAGACTGGCGAGAGGGTCAACACATTGGAGTATCTAAGTCGGCCGAAACGGATTAACGAGTTCCGGAGCACCGCTGACGACGACAACCTGATCCGTATAAACACGGAGCACAACAGACACATCCCTATGATTCGTTCCAAATCGTTGCCCTTCAACAGCACGAAACTGAAGAGCAATCTGAAGAAGgccgctgccgctgctggGGAACCGCGTCCCGAGTTGCAAAGGAGTAAAAGTGTACATTTTGAGGAGACGTTACCGATCAAGTATTTCCATTTGGAGGAGAGTCCACTTCTGGTGAGTCGGCACAACAGTAGTGATGAGTTGATATGCAAGATCAATTTTGACAGGCAGATCCCGCTGGGGAGGATGCAACTGTTGAGTGTGGAcagtgacgacgacgacgacgggGACGCTAGCGACGATGAGCCTGATGGGTTTTACGATTTGAATTTTgcgatcttgaagaacaatGGGGCGCCGGGCCACCACAGTAACATggatttgaagttgaataTATTTGTGAACTcgaaactgaacaagaataTAATCTTACAGAGCATGCGGCTagtgaagaggaagatgttcaacaacaccaacgACTACTTCATTTGGGGGAAAGTGCTTGTGAAGAACTATTTCTTTGAGAAGCTGATATACATCCggtacactttgaacgacTGGGAGTCGTACAGCGAGGTGCGAGCGAAGTACTTGCCGACACCACCCCAGGTACAAGTTGAGCAAGACCGGATCAGTGACGGTGACAAGTACGACACTTTTGAGTTCAGTATATTGAATCTGAAGCACTTGATAGCCAACGAGAACGAACACCGCGGGGCGGAGACCGCGACGACGAATAACCAGTCTGAAGTTGGGGGGACTCTCAAGTTCTGCATTCGGTACGAGACATACAACCCTCGTGACCCGACCGAGCGGTACGAGTTTTGGGGGAACAACAGCGACAAGAACTACTCGTTCCGTGTTGTACTGCACGACCGTGACACCGTTGCCGATAGAGAAGACACCGCAGCGTCCAGGGACGGCGCCCACTCGAGAACAAACCTGTTCAACGACAAGTACTACAGCGTAGCGAACGAGCTTGGCAGTTACAACCGCAAGACCAACAAGCTTGGAGGGATCAGTGGCAGCCCCAGCGGTAACCGGCACCACACTCGAACAGGCTCCTCGAGCCACAGTCTTGCCGTGCAGAACAATCAGCGATCTACGGCGTCGTCTAAGAAGAAATCGATCTTCGAGGAGTTTCTAAGGGACGCGGCGCGAGACCAAGACCATAACgacagcgacgacgacTACGACGGGGACGATCTCAGCGatttcaatttcaagaaaccCATAAACAAGGACAAGTACTGGTTCCACAACGAGCTTGTCAAGACGAGCACGCTCAGCGGCGGCGGGGACCAAGAGCCCCGAATGACTTTCCGCAACTTCCGAAACCCGTTTGCCGGGTGACCCCCCCTCACCGGACAGACTCTATGCATACTATATGTACAACACACATCATGTAACCCCCCAGCGGGACTTGCACCGAGCGTGAAGGGGAGCAGCCGCCCCGGTATTCCCGGGTGCTGCAGCACCCGGGAATACCGGGGCGGCGTGTGTCAGGCAGGAGGACGCTGGCTCCCTGAACGAAAATAGCGCAGcgagagaaaaaaaacaccCCTCCGGGCGTGCGCCTGCGCTGTCCGGACGCGGTACTTTTCCCTTGCTGCGCGGGCAATAGGGGCGGGAAACACCGAAAAACGCTGTTGTTTGTCCTTTTATCTCCGTGCTGCGCGTGTGCTGTGCGAGCATGCGGGAATGCGGCCGTCGAGAGGAGCGTGCCGTGTTGCGCGCGCGTGCTGTTACGCAATGGTGCAGTGCGGCGGTTTCTCGGCAGTTCTTGGAGCACGCGCCGGGAACCCTGTGCTGCTGCCCTGAGGGGAGCCCGTTGTGGAGATTCAGAGCAGCGGTGGGCGAAAAGAACGCaggtgtgtgtgtgtgtgtgtgctcTGGAAAGGGGCCGGTGGGGACACAATTAAGCATGGATTAGGTAATCTAATGCTCTGCTTTTGCTGTTGACTCGCTTCCCAAGCAAATGGTATATATAGACGCAGCTCGGATCTGGGTTCCGTGCGACTCATGTCCCTCGGTGGGGAGGAACACcacacaaacacacacacaacacaacacaacacaaAATGCTCGTCACTACCGATTTGAAACTGTACTTCACAATATTCCTCTTCTGCTCGTTCATATACTACTCGGCACATAGAACAACGATGACACACTACAGGTCGTGCATCCCATTCAGTGCGTGAGCCTGTGTGCACCAACTATAAACCTATATTCACTTCACTTTGTTTTCCCTTTCTGCCCTTGCTAAGAAGACACCCCCCTTCTTCTACGTTCGTCACTCAGCCACATTGGCTCTTTTGAAACGCTTATATGTCCCTTTTCAACACAAGTTTTTTCATGATCATGATCATGCTTCTTCACATGTACTTTGCTCGTGTGTAGTTTATAAGAAAgtataataataataataataataataatacaCTACTAATACTTACTACGACCAGACGTTCTTGAATAGATCGTTGTCGTCCAGGGATACAGTAGAGTTTTCGTCCCTCTTGCTCGCTGTAGATGGGTACACAGGATGGAAATACGTGGAACCGTTCATGCTTTGGGTGCCTCCGACTGCTGTGTTTGTGTGCGAGGGGGCAGAGTTCACACTCGTGGCACTGCCCGTGGGCTTGGAGTACAGCGAGAGGAtcgacttcttcaagtctgGTCTTGCATCCGTCGGTATGCGTGGTTGTGCCGTGCTGGTGGTAACAGGTATCGTGTTCAATTGaggcggtggtggtgtgTTGTTGCTCGAGAAGGGAGAATCAACAGCGGGGGGCTCCTCGGTGGTGGCCTGTGGTGGAGCACTACCCGCAACCCACTTCTTAAACTCGTACTTGTTCCTAATGAAATTCTGTAACTTGTTCGTGTCCAGAAGCAACCGCTTGAAGTTCTCCCTGTCCTCTGCAGTCTGGCCACGGTCCAGAGCAGCCTCGTAGTACCTGTTCGCGGCCACATTCGACCCCATACGCACAAGCTCCACGAGGTTCTCCTCCCGCCACGTGTCCAGGTCCACAGACTTCACTTTGGAGATGTGTGTCCCCAAGGAACGGTGGATCCCAGCACATTTAATGCATACGAACACGCCCAGAGACCAGGAGGCCCACCGCGGGTGCGATTGAGACTTACAGTCCGCACAGCAGGCGTTCCCCGGGTCCCGCAACAGTGCCGCCAGCGCCTTCTTCACCGGTACAGACGTCATACGGGGTTCTCGAGCAGCGGTTCTGGTCCATCTTAGCAAAGACGTGTCAATTGATCACATAtactttatatatatatatatatatatatattattatataacgGGTACGAGACAATGGGTCTCTCAAAAAGAGAAGATCTGGTCGGTCATCTTTGCAGGGACCCCGCCGCGCTTGTACTCGAGTTCCTTGGCGAGTCTCTTCGCGGAGGAGACCATCCTGGGTGGGCcacacagcaacaactgcgTTCCCGGCTCGGACCCACGGGGGAACAGCTTCTCCATGAGTTCCCCAGTGACGTACCCTTGGCCGCCCTCCCAGTCGTCGCGGTCGACTCTGTCGAGCAGGTAGTACACACTGAACTGTTCAGGTCTCTCGCTGACGATCCGGTCGATCTCGTTCTTGAGCAAGATGTCCTCCTCGGAGGCGTTCCCGTAGATGAGCGAGACGCGCGTCTTGTCCTTAGGGTTCCCCGAGATAGCCTTCAGCAATTGGAACATGGGCGTGATGCCCGTACCACCAGCAACCATGCTGATGTGTCTCTTGAAATTCGGCTTGTAGTCGTACGGCCCAAGTGGGCCCGTCACACTGATACTGTCCCCGACTTTCAACTCACCGATACGCTTTGACACGGTACCACTCGCGTATGACTTCACCATCAACTCGAAGTACCCGCGCGCGTCTTCGTCTAGCGAGATGGGCGTGTACGACCGCACGACGGTCTTCCCATCTGGCGTCTCGGTGCGCACAGAGACGTGCTGTCCAATGGGCAACCCGAGCACCATACTCTCGTGGGACAGACCAAACCGGTACACCGCGTGTCGTGCGTCAACACAGTCTTCGACACGAGCGGGAAGTCCACGTAAGTCCCCGCGCCAACCAGGGCCTTATCGGCTTGCTTCGCCTGCTTCTTCCTCCCGGACAAGGCCCGCACGAGCTTGCTGATCGCCAGCACTAGCCCGAGAACCACCAACTGTATCATCAACGTTCTGTCCATGGCCCGACTCGCCGTCAATGACCCCCAGGCATCAACACACAGTCCCTTCTCAACATCTTCGTCGCGTCGAAACGAGACTCGCTTTTATACCGTCTGAAGtttgacgacgacgccTCGAATTGGGTGTCGTTGCCAGTTGTGtggagggggggggggcgAGTTCACCGTTGGAACGCGGCCGCTGCGGGTCCCCTCATGGTCAAGTACACGTCCGTGCCGTGTCCCCAGAGACTCTGCACGTCGATCTTCCCGTCGAAGAGCTCGAGGTACGTGCGACACAGGGGCAGACCAAACCCCATCCCGGCAACGCTCTTGACCGCCTCGCCAGCATGCATCTGTGCCGTAGCGGTGTCCGTGTCCGCGGCCTCTGTCGTGGTCGTGTAGGAGTAGTCGAAGATGTGGGACTCGACTCCCGGTGGGATCCCACCACCTCGGTCAGAGACGCGGAGGGTCAGTTCCGTCTCGTGTGGTCGCAAGAGAGTGACCTCGACAGGGTGGTGCGAGGCCCCAGCTTCGATCTGCGCACGGGCAgcgttcttcaacacctcAGTGAGGATATACTCGAACACAGTCGGGATACAGGAGAAGTGGACCACCTCTCCTGGGTGTCCCTNNNAAGTGATGTTCAGTGGTGGTACGGCCGAGTCGTACTTCATGTTGCACAGGTCCCCCACGAACTCGTAGCTGTGCGTGATCAGTTTGGCGATGTCTACGTCCCTGTGCACGACACCGACGGTTCCAGGGGACGCGTCCCTGTTGTCGACGAGCGCGATGTAGTGCGTCGCAAGTAGTTTCATGGCGATCCTGTGCCGGAGATGGTCATTGAGGAAATCGTAGACGAGTCGGTGGCCGTAGTACTCTGAGATCTCTTGTAGTCCAGCGGACAAAGTCACAAGTGTATCCTGGTGGTTTTCGAGGAAGTCTTGCATCAGAGTGAGCATCTTGTTTGCGTTGTAGATGTCGTAGGGGAACGAGTTTGAAAGTAGCGAGCGCAAAGTGTTGAGGTACAACGAGTGGGACTCCTCGATCTTCGGATTCAAAAGCGCTATGTAGGGGAGCCGCTGGATCGCGTTCAGTTGCCGG is part of the Huiozyma naganishii CBS 8797 chromosome 4, complete genome genome and encodes:
- the PIG2 gene encoding putative protein phosphatase regulator PIG2 (similar to Saccharomyces cerevisiae GIP2 (YER054C) and PIG2 (YIL045W); ancestral locus Anc_7.230), which gives rise to MYINTAKRNNSTTQNSPNLRLDSSRSTYTPNLSVSVPGVGNTRKKKSDVGSTFQGKEQQKLRGSVPQNKTNARKSVLGTPEVAVAPTRIFPDADGTSYFTPKPMSNAIGQSPVTSPKRTSKPKQPAAVKTGERVNTLEYLSRPKRINEFRSTADDDNLIRINTEHNRHIPMIRSKSLPFNSTKLKSNLKKAAAAAGEPRPELQRSKSVHFEETLPIKYFHLEESPLLVSRHNSSDELICKINFDRQIPLGRMQLLSVDSDDDDDGDASDDEPDGFYDLNFAILKNNGAPGHHSNMDLKLNIFVNSKLNKNIILQSMRLVKRKMFNNTNDYFIWGKVLVKNYFFEKLIYIRYTLNDWESYSEVRAKYLPTPPQVQVEQDRISDGDKYDTFEFSILNLKHLIANENEHRGAETATTNNQSEVGGTLKFCIRYETYNPRDPTERYEFWGNNSDKNYSFRVVLHDRDTVADREDTAASRDGAHSRTNLFNDKYYSVANELGSYNRKTNKLGGISGSPSGNRHHTRTGSSSHSLAVQNNQRSTASSKKKSIFEEFLRDAARDQDHNDSDDDYDGDDLSDFNFKKPINKDKYWFHNELVKTSTLSGGGDQEPRMTFRNFRNPFAG
- the MET30 gene encoding ubiquitin-binding SDF ubiquitin ligase complex subunit MET30 (similar to Saccharomyces cerevisiae MET30 (YIL046W); ancestral locus Anc_7.231), whose product is MVMVSSGDVSEDSAGIGRKRFGVDEVESVDDLSVPSRKRQALSVLDDTNKSTVPGTVSPPAFNFNRFCYRHDPDIQHSLTHTSCYKQDLKRVKKINDRISKLPIQEQSEIHHIISKFNNSNDRLRTLILDGLLNSCCFPQLSYVSSELKDMIKIDFISILPQELSLKILSYLDCQSLCQATKVCRRWKVLADDDRVWYHMCQQHIDRKCPNCGWGLPLLHMKNRAKAIKGKQQKQVEEDSQEAEKQMNPWKIIYRDRFKVELNWRKGKCMVKEFKGHMDGILSMKFNFRFLFTGSYDGTVAIWDLFTGKLIRRLNGHQDGVKTLFFDGQKLITGSLDKTIRVWNYMTGECISTYRGHTNSVMSVDSFKKIIVSGSADKTVKVWHVESRTCYTLRGHSEWVNCVKLHPKSFCCFSCSDDTTIRMWDIRTNTCLKVFTGHVGQVQKVIPLTILDIENLVMDSNSADDETVTGVDESVNEETPPLVVGSQLDGTIPYPTHLLSCSLDNTIKLWEVKSGKCIRTQFGHVEGVWDIAADNFRIVSGSHDGSIKIWDLQSGRCMHTFHGKNLQKEGMVASSSGDVGGENPTTTTAEGTTPASPATAAQTTTTTNGTSNTAAAKISPIACVDIGDSEFFSGDELGYVKMYKFDYDDNPQLG
- the PKP1 gene encoding protein kinase PKP1 (similar to Saccharomyces cerevisiae PKP1 (YIL042C); ancestral locus Anc_7.222); this encodes MLRCIGLSSEWVVGTRAYCSPSRRLLSKGKGHNRPRVPLAAHLGFEENYRVRSNIELLILDYARKPIQPLRYGFLLKYASPLTPNERYVFGIETMNLLLAYTCRQLNAIQRLPYIALLNPKIEESHSLYLNTLRSLLSNSFPYDIYNANKMLTLMQDFLENHQDTLVTLSAGLQEISEYYGHRLVYDFLNDHLRHRIAMKLLATHYIALVDNRDASPGTVGVVHRDVDIAKLITHSYEFVGDLCNMKYDSAVPPLNITXXGHPGEVVHFSCIPTVFEYILTEVLKNAARAQIEAGASHHPVEVTLLRPHETELTLRVSDRGGGIPPGVESHIFDYSYTTTTEAADTDTATAQMHAGEAVKSVAGMGFGLPLCRTYLELFDGKIDVQSLWGHGTDVYLTMRGPAAAAFQR
- the AGE2 gene encoding GTPase-activating protein AGE2 (similar to Saccharomyces cerevisiae AGE2 (YIL044C); ancestral locus Anc_7.227), whose product is MTSVPVKKALAALLRDPGNACCADCKSQSHPRWASWSLGVFVCIKCAGIHRSLGTHISKVKSVDLDTWREENLVELVRMGSNVAANRYYEAALDRGQTAEDRENFKRLLLDTNKLQNFIRNKYEFKKWVAGSAPPQATTEEPPAVDSPFSSNNTPPPPQLNTIPVTTSTAQPRIPTDARPDLKKSILSLYSKPTGSATSVNSAPSHTNTAVGGTQSMNGSTYFHPVYPSTASKRDENSTVSLDDNDLFKNVWS
- the KNAG0D01720 gene encoding uncharacterized protein (similar to Saccharomyces cerevisiae YER053C-A; ancestral locus Anc_7.229); this encodes MLVTTDLKLYFTIFLFCSFIYYSAHRTTMTHYRSCIPFSA
- the KNAG0D01710 gene encoding uncharacterized protein is translated as MLNCVPTGPFPEHTHTHTPAFFSPTAALNLHNGLPSGQQHRVPGACSKNCRETAALHHCVTARARNTARSSRRPHSRMLAQHTRSTEIKGQTTAFFGVSRPYCPRSKGKVPRPDSAGARPEGCFFSLAALFSFREPASSCLTHAAPVFPGAAAPGNTGAAAPLHARCKSRWGVT
- the CBR1 gene encoding cytochrome-b5 reductase (similar to Saccharomyces cerevisiae CBR1 (YIL043C); ancestral locus Anc_7.225), which translates into the protein MVLGLPIGQHVSVRTETPDGKTVVRSYTPISLDEDARGYFELMVKSYASGTVSKRIGELKVGDSISVTGPLGPYDYKPNFKRHISMVAGGTGITPMFQLLKAISGNPKDKTRVSLIYGNASEEDILLKNEIDRIVSERPEQFSVYYLLDRVDRDDWEGGQGYVTGELMEKLFPRGSEPGTQLLLCGPPRMVSSAKRLAKELEYKRGGVPAKMTDQIFSF